The Sinomonas sp. P10A9 genome includes a window with the following:
- a CDS encoding thymidine phosphorylase → MTTAEPFDAVDVIRAKRDRRELADAQIDWVIDAYTRGAVADEQMSALAMAILLNGMTHRETARWTTAMIASGERLDFSSLRTRSGARVPTADKHSTGGVGDKITLPLAPLVAVFGVAVPQLSGRGLGHTGGTLDKLESIPGWRASLTNEEMMSQLGEVGAVVCAAGAGLAPADKKLYALRDVTGTVEAIPLIASSIMSKKIAEGTGALVLDVKVGSGAFMKDEASARELAQTMVALGQDAGVHTVALLTGMSTPLGLTAGNAIEVEESLEVLAGGGPEDVVELTVRLAEEMLAGAGVHGADPAAALRDGRAMDVWRRMIAAQGGDPDAALPQAKESETVYAPADGVLVGLDALSVGVAAWRLGAGRARKEDAVQAGAGVRLHAKPGATVRAGEPLMTLLTDTPERFDRAREALEGAVTIAPEGSRPASRLILDRIA, encoded by the coding sequence ATGACCACCGCCGAGCCCTTCGACGCCGTCGACGTCATCCGCGCCAAGCGTGACCGCCGCGAGCTGGCCGATGCCCAGATCGACTGGGTCATCGACGCGTACACGCGCGGCGCCGTTGCCGACGAGCAGATGTCCGCGCTCGCCATGGCGATTCTGCTCAACGGCATGACCCATCGCGAGACGGCCCGATGGACGACGGCGATGATCGCCTCGGGCGAGCGCCTGGACTTCTCGTCGCTCCGGACGCGCTCGGGGGCCAGGGTGCCCACGGCGGACAAGCACTCGACCGGTGGAGTGGGCGACAAGATTACCCTTCCGCTCGCCCCCCTCGTGGCGGTGTTCGGTGTCGCCGTTCCACAGCTCTCCGGCCGCGGTCTGGGCCACACGGGCGGCACCCTGGACAAGCTCGAATCGATCCCCGGCTGGCGGGCGTCGCTCACGAACGAGGAGATGATGTCCCAGCTCGGCGAGGTCGGCGCCGTCGTGTGTGCCGCCGGGGCCGGGCTCGCGCCAGCAGACAAGAAGCTCTACGCCCTGCGCGACGTGACCGGGACGGTCGAGGCGATCCCGCTCATCGCGTCCTCGATCATGAGCAAGAAGATCGCGGAGGGAACGGGCGCGCTCGTCCTCGACGTGAAGGTCGGGTCGGGCGCGTTCATGAAGGACGAGGCGAGCGCGCGTGAGCTCGCCCAGACTATGGTGGCGCTCGGCCAGGACGCGGGCGTGCACACGGTGGCGCTCCTGACCGGCATGAGCACTCCGCTCGGCCTCACGGCCGGCAACGCGATCGAGGTCGAGGAGTCCCTCGAGGTGCTCGCTGGCGGGGGTCCCGAGGACGTCGTCGAGCTGACCGTACGCCTGGCCGAGGAGATGCTCGCAGGCGCTGGCGTACACGGCGCCGACCCGGCCGCCGCGCTCCGGGACGGCCGCGCGATGGACGTGTGGCGCCGTATGATCGCGGCCCAGGGCGGAGACCCCGACGCGGCGCTGCCCCAGGCGAAGGAGTCCGAGACCGTGTACGCACCCGCAGACGGTGTGCTCGTGGGGCTCGACGCCCTGTCCGTGGGGGTCGCCGCGTGGCGGCTGGGTGCGGGGCGGGCGCGCAAAGAGGACGCAGTGCAGGCTGGCGCGGGGGTGCGGCTCCACGCGAAGCCCGGAGCGACCGTGCGCGCGGGGGAACCCCTCATGACCCTGCTGACGGACACGCCGGAGCGGTTCGATCGGGCCAGGGAGGCTCTCGAGGGTGCCGTCACGATCGCGCCCGAGGGGTCTCGACCGGCCAGCAGGCTCATCCTCGACAGGATCGCCTGA
- a CDS encoding DedA family protein — MPLEQINEVILHAAGQWWVYPVLLVFFFVDGFAMIAPSETLIVALAAYWRHSGQPNLWLLGATALVGAMAGDNMAYYLGRKIGTDRWKWMRRPRVQKVFGWARHELDKRGAVLIFTARYIPWGRVAVNYVSGSTGFRHRTFFWLDAFACLTWVGYSIGIGLLASSFPWLHHNPLLSVAVAVAFAVVLGIGLDHAITVFHRWRDTVDARKAAAEAAAEHERERLLNPHAPADDYAPRDRGVGAPRETTRATGD, encoded by the coding sequence ATGCCGCTTGAGCAAATCAACGAGGTGATCCTGCACGCCGCCGGGCAGTGGTGGGTCTATCCCGTACTGCTCGTCTTCTTCTTCGTTGACGGCTTCGCCATGATCGCGCCAAGCGAGACGCTCATCGTCGCGCTCGCGGCGTACTGGCGCCATTCGGGCCAACCAAACCTGTGGCTCCTCGGCGCAACCGCGCTCGTCGGCGCCATGGCGGGCGACAACATGGCCTATTACCTCGGCAGGAAGATCGGCACCGACCGCTGGAAGTGGATGCGGCGCCCCCGTGTGCAGAAGGTCTTCGGATGGGCCCGGCACGAGCTCGACAAGCGGGGCGCTGTCCTCATCTTCACGGCCCGCTACATCCCGTGGGGCCGTGTGGCCGTCAACTACGTGTCCGGCAGCACGGGCTTCAGGCACCGGACGTTCTTCTGGCTCGACGCGTTCGCATGCCTGACCTGGGTGGGCTACTCGATCGGGATCGGCCTGCTCGCGAGCTCCTTCCCGTGGCTCCACCACAATCCGCTCCTGAGCGTGGCAGTGGCGGTTGCCTTCGCGGTCGTCCTGGGCATCGGGCTCGACCACGCCATCACGGTGTTCCACCGGTGGCGGGACACCGTGGACGCCCGCAAGGCCGCCGCCGAGGCCGCGGCAGAGCACGAGCGCGAGCGGCTCCTGAACCCCCATGCGCCGGCAGACGACTACGCACCCCGTGACCGCGGCGTCGGCGCCCCGCGCGAGACGACACGGGCCACAGGCGACTGA
- a CDS encoding adenosine deaminase translates to MTEPYINDAPDLTFDLRALPKVSLHDHLDGGLRPATIIELAAEIGHGLPSTDPVALGQWFRDAADSGSLPRYLETFDHTIAVMQTNAALRRIAREFVEDLADDGVVYGEVRWAPEQHLTEGLTLDEAVEAVQAGLEDGMAAVEESGRVIAVGQLITAMRHADNSQEIAELAVRHRDAGAVGFDIAGAEDGFPPSRFAEAFTYLARNNFPATVHAGEAAGLDSIQSALVDGRALRLGHGVRIAEDITVESTDEVDEDGVPILDVTLGPLAAWVRDRGIPLELCPSSNLQTGAIAKWGEDILDHPIDMLYELGFNVTVNTDNRLMSGVTLTDEFELLVEAFDYDLDDLLELTLNAAEAAFLPLEDREDLVEYINEAYANLAE, encoded by the coding sequence GTGACTGAGCCCTACATCAACGACGCCCCCGACCTGACCTTCGACCTCCGGGCTCTGCCCAAGGTCTCCCTCCACGATCATCTGGACGGTGGCCTCCGCCCCGCGACGATCATCGAGCTTGCCGCCGAGATCGGGCACGGGCTCCCGTCGACGGACCCCGTGGCCCTTGGCCAGTGGTTCCGCGACGCCGCCGACTCCGGCTCGCTCCCGCGGTACCTCGAGACCTTCGACCACACCATCGCGGTCATGCAGACCAACGCCGCGCTGCGCCGCATCGCCAGGGAATTCGTCGAGGACCTCGCGGACGACGGCGTCGTATACGGGGAGGTGCGCTGGGCACCCGAGCAGCACCTCACCGAAGGCCTCACGCTAGATGAAGCCGTCGAGGCCGTCCAGGCGGGGCTCGAGGACGGCATGGCGGCGGTCGAGGAATCGGGCCGGGTCATCGCGGTGGGCCAGCTCATCACGGCGATGCGGCATGCGGACAACTCCCAGGAGATCGCCGAGCTTGCCGTGCGCCACCGCGACGCTGGCGCCGTGGGCTTCGACATCGCGGGCGCCGAGGATGGCTTCCCGCCCTCGCGCTTCGCCGAGGCATTCACGTACCTCGCCCGGAACAACTTCCCCGCGACGGTCCATGCCGGCGAGGCCGCGGGTCTGGACAGCATCCAGTCTGCGCTCGTGGACGGCCGCGCGCTCCGCCTCGGCCACGGCGTGCGGATCGCCGAGGACATCACTGTCGAGTCCACGGACGAGGTCGACGAGGACGGCGTGCCGATCCTCGACGTGACGCTGGGCCCTCTCGCGGCGTGGGTCCGCGACCGCGGCATCCCGCTCGAGCTGTGCCCGTCCTCGAACCTCCAGACCGGCGCGATCGCCAAGTGGGGCGAGGACATCCTCGACCACCCGATCGACATGCTCTACGAGCTCGGCTTCAACGTCACCGTCAACACGGACAACCGCCTCATGAGCGGCGTGACCCTCACCGACGAGTTCGAACTGCTCGTGGAGGCCTTCGACTACGATCTCGACGACCTGCTCGAGCTCACACTCAACGCCGCAGAGGCCGCGTTCCTGCCACTCGAGGACCGCGAGGACCTCGTGGAGTACATCAACGAGGCCTACGCGAATCTCGCCGAGTGA
- a CDS encoding MazG nucleotide pyrophosphohydrolase domain-containing protein, which produces MSAAVDRLVEVVRLLREHCLWTAALTHASLVTYLIEESYELVEAIEDGHPEEDLKGELADVLLQVVLHSEIARERGAFDLDGVAAALTDKMVRRNRHVFTADGALQPSFPSTVEEIIASWDEAKRREKHDGGDSPRLVGPGALEGLPRHLPALALAQKALGRAERRRALDGLASAEGAPIPRADDPVSGTRAPVAPAFATEEELGEFLLGVVREARARGLDAERALRTAVASL; this is translated from the coding sequence GTGAGTGCCGCCGTCGACCGTCTCGTGGAGGTGGTGCGCCTCCTGCGCGAGCACTGCCTGTGGACGGCGGCACTCACGCACGCGTCGCTTGTCACGTACCTCATCGAGGAGTCCTACGAGCTCGTCGAGGCGATCGAGGACGGACATCCCGAGGAAGACCTCAAGGGCGAGCTCGCCGATGTGCTCCTGCAGGTGGTGCTGCACTCCGAGATTGCCCGCGAGCGGGGCGCATTCGATCTCGACGGCGTGGCGGCGGCGCTCACGGACAAGATGGTGCGGCGCAACAGGCACGTCTTCACGGCCGACGGCGCCCTGCAGCCGAGCTTCCCCTCGACCGTCGAGGAGATCATCGCCTCGTGGGACGAGGCGAAACGGCGGGAGAAGCACGACGGCGGTGACTCGCCGCGTCTGGTCGGCCCCGGCGCGCTCGAGGGGCTTCCCCGACACCTGCCGGCGCTCGCGCTCGCGCAGAAGGCGCTGGGCCGGGCCGAGCGGCGGCGGGCGCTGGACGGGCTGGCCTCGGCCGAAGGTGCCCCAATCCCGCGCGCAGACGACCCGGTCTCCGGCACACGGGCCCCGGTCGCGCCGGCCTTCGCGACGGAAGAGGAGCTGGGCGAGTTCCTCCTCGGCGTGGTGCGGGAGGCCCGTGCCCGCGGCCTGGACGCTGAGCGGGCGCTGCGCACCGCCGTCGCCAGCCTCTGA
- the eno gene encoding phosphopyruvate hydratase codes for MALIDAIHAREILDSRGNPTVEVEVLLSDGSLGRAAVPSGASTGEFEAVERRDGDKGRYQGKGVQQAVEAVLDQIAPALTGFDATDQRAIDQAMIDLDGTANKSNLGANAILGVSLAVANAAADSANLPLYRYLGGPNAHVLPVPLMNILNGGSHADSDVDIQEFMIAPIGAETFSEGLRWGVEVYHNLKSVLKDKGLSTGLGDEGGFAPNLPSNRAALELITEAITKAGYTPGKDIALALDVASSEFFTNGTYQFEGKSLSAAEMSAYYAELVADFPLVSIEDPLDENDWDGWKILTEAIGDKVQIVGDDLFVTNPERLQRGIDAKTANSLLVKVNQIGSLTETLDAVSLAQRSGYTTITSHRSGETEDTTIADICVATNAGQIKTGAPARSERVAKYNQLLRIEEELDDAARYAGRSAFPRFKG; via the coding sequence ATGGCGCTTATCGATGCCATCCACGCCCGCGAGATCCTCGATTCCCGCGGCAACCCGACGGTCGAGGTCGAGGTCCTGCTCAGCGACGGCTCACTCGGCCGCGCAGCGGTGCCGTCGGGCGCGTCGACGGGCGAGTTCGAGGCCGTGGAGCGCCGTGACGGCGACAAGGGCCGCTACCAGGGCAAGGGCGTCCAGCAGGCCGTCGAGGCCGTGCTCGACCAGATCGCCCCGGCCCTGACGGGCTTCGACGCGACCGACCAGCGCGCGATCGACCAGGCGATGATCGACCTGGACGGCACCGCCAACAAGAGCAACCTCGGCGCCAATGCGATCCTCGGCGTCTCCCTCGCCGTCGCCAACGCTGCCGCGGACTCGGCGAACTTGCCGCTCTACCGCTACCTCGGCGGCCCCAACGCGCACGTGCTTCCTGTGCCGCTCATGAACATCCTCAACGGCGGCTCGCACGCCGACTCCGACGTGGACATCCAGGAGTTCATGATCGCTCCGATCGGCGCGGAGACCTTCTCCGAGGGCCTCCGCTGGGGCGTCGAGGTGTACCACAACCTGAAGAGCGTCCTTAAGGACAAGGGCCTCTCGACGGGCCTCGGCGACGAGGGCGGCTTCGCCCCGAACCTGCCGTCCAACCGCGCGGCGCTCGAGCTCATCACCGAGGCCATCACGAAGGCCGGCTACACCCCGGGCAAGGACATCGCGCTCGCGCTCGACGTCGCCTCGTCCGAGTTCTTCACGAACGGCACCTACCAGTTCGAGGGCAAGTCCCTCTCCGCCGCCGAGATGAGCGCGTACTACGCGGAGCTCGTGGCGGACTTCCCGCTCGTCTCGATCGAGGACCCGCTCGATGAGAACGACTGGGATGGCTGGAAGATCCTCACCGAGGCGATCGGGGACAAGGTCCAGATCGTCGGCGACGACCTCTTCGTGACCAACCCGGAGCGCCTCCAGCGCGGCATCGACGCCAAGACGGCCAACTCGCTGCTCGTGAAGGTCAACCAGATCGGTTCGCTCACTGAGACGCTCGACGCCGTGTCCCTGGCCCAGCGCAGCGGCTACACGACGATCACGTCCCACCGCTCGGGCGAGACCGAGGACACGACCATTGCGGACATCTGTGTCGCAACCAACGCCGGCCAGATCAAGACGGGCGCCCCGGCCCGCTCGGAGCGCGTGGCGAAGTACAACCAGCTCCTCCGCATCGAGGAGGAGCTCGACGACGCCGCCCGCTACGCAGGGCGCAGCGCCTTCCCGCGCTTCAAGGGCTGA
- a CDS encoding FtsB family cell division protein, giving the protein MATRRPAVPRTPATKRPAPSEPARQNAAGPAAAAAAKPTAKATPNAQPPGAPKEVKKASRKAKATTPAKSKTQLRTPVPTDEAPVPARAFSGRIVALAVVLVAITIMLAPTVRIFIGQRAEISALQGDIAAKQAEQDSLKQSIARWQDQNYVKQQARDRINMVMPGETAYWVFGDTGAATTGTSSSGTAPASAEKPWAQGFWDSLVRAATD; this is encoded by the coding sequence ATGGCGACGCGTCGACCGGCCGTGCCCCGCACGCCGGCCACGAAGCGGCCAGCACCGTCGGAGCCGGCGCGGCAGAACGCAGCCGGGCCTGCGGCCGCCGCGGCCGCCAAGCCAACAGCCAAGGCCACGCCGAACGCGCAGCCTCCGGGCGCGCCGAAGGAGGTCAAGAAGGCCTCGAGGAAGGCCAAGGCCACCACGCCCGCGAAGTCGAAGACGCAGCTGCGCACTCCGGTCCCCACGGACGAGGCCCCTGTTCCCGCGCGGGCGTTCTCCGGACGCATCGTCGCCCTCGCCGTCGTCCTGGTGGCCATCACGATCATGCTCGCCCCGACCGTGCGGATCTTCATCGGGCAGCGGGCCGAGATCAGCGCGCTCCAGGGCGATATCGCCGCCAAGCAGGCCGAGCAGGATTCCCTCAAGCAGTCCATCGCGCGGTGGCAGGACCAGAACTACGTCAAGCAGCAGGCACGCGACCGCATTAACATGGTCATGCCCGGCGAGACGGCGTACTGGGTGTTCGGAGACACTGGGGCGGCGACCACGGGTACGAGCAGTAGCGGCACGGCTCCCGCCAGCGCCGAGAAGCCCTGGGCCCAGGGCTTCTGGGATTCGCTCGTGCGGGCGGCAACCGACTGA
- a CDS encoding DUF501 domain-containing protein, producing the protein MTETPSTLGDAPTAHDLDTLSRQLGRPVRDVVAISARCVCGNPLVAATAPRLSNGTPFPTTFYLTHPVVTAAVSRLEAGGLMTEMNERLIADPELAAAYRGAHEAYLAAREEIGRRAGTGPVPEIDGVSAGGMPTRVKCLHVLVGESLALGPGVNPLGDEAIGALAAWWTTDRCYCAGAWDTRGTAPDRDLSRHGPQGLPAMTGRPAPVRKSEGGPENTGPETASRREGGAS; encoded by the coding sequence GTGACCGAGACCCCCTCGACACTGGGCGACGCCCCCACGGCGCACGACCTGGACACCCTCAGCCGCCAGCTGGGGCGGCCGGTGCGCGACGTCGTCGCCATCTCGGCCAGATGCGTGTGCGGGAACCCGCTCGTCGCGGCCACGGCGCCGCGACTGTCGAACGGGACTCCGTTCCCGACCACCTTCTACCTCACGCACCCTGTGGTCACGGCCGCTGTGTCGCGGCTCGAGGCCGGGGGCCTCATGACGGAGATGAATGAGCGGCTCATTGCCGACCCCGAGCTGGCCGCGGCGTACCGTGGCGCGCATGAGGCCTACCTCGCGGCGCGGGAGGAGATCGGCCGCCGTGCCGGAACCGGGCCCGTGCCCGAGATCGACGGCGTCTCGGCCGGCGGAATGCCCACCCGCGTCAAGTGCCTCCATGTGCTTGTGGGCGAGTCCCTCGCGCTCGGTCCGGGGGTCAATCCGCTCGGTGACGAGGCTATCGGGGCCCTTGCCGCGTGGTGGACCACGGACCGCTGCTACTGCGCCGGCGCGTGGGACACACGGGGCACGGCGCCGGACAGGGACCTCTCGCGGCACGGCCCCCAGGGACTGCCGGCCATGACGGGGCGGCCCGCACCGGTGCGCAAGTCCGAGGGCGGGCCTGAGAACACCGGGCCAGAAACCGCGTCGCGACGCGAAGGGGGCGCATCGTGA
- a CDS encoding exopolyphosphatase — protein sequence MVRVAGIDCGTNSIRLLVADAVTADGARADPARTDGAAAGSTTRLEDVHREMRVVRLGQGVDATGMLAPEALERTFAAADDYAATVRSLGAERVRFVATSAMRDAGNRDEFVAGIRERFGVDPEIVAGTEEAALSFAGAASVLALEEGRPVLVVDLGGGSTEFVLGDARGVIAAASIDMGCVRLTERHLHSDPPTSDEIAAAERDVDAGLARALAGVALGEATAIIGVAGSITTITAHALRLPTYQPERIHAAELTISQITDACADLLALTRGERAALPYMHPGRVDVIGAGALVWRRILARVSELTGGAITTAVTSEHDILDGIALSTLAESAS from the coding sequence ATCGTGAGGGTCGCCGGAATCGACTGCGGGACGAACTCCATCCGTTTGCTCGTCGCTGACGCTGTGACCGCCGACGGCGCACGCGCTGACCCGGCACGCACAGACGGGGCGGCGGCCGGCAGCACCACACGGCTCGAGGACGTGCATCGCGAGATGCGGGTGGTCCGGCTCGGGCAGGGAGTCGATGCCACGGGCATGCTCGCCCCCGAGGCGCTCGAGCGCACCTTCGCCGCGGCGGACGACTACGCGGCCACCGTGCGGAGCCTCGGCGCCGAGCGCGTGCGCTTCGTCGCGACCTCGGCGATGCGCGACGCCGGCAACCGCGACGAGTTCGTCGCGGGAATCCGCGAGCGCTTCGGCGTGGACCCCGAGATCGTGGCCGGCACCGAAGAGGCTGCGCTGAGCTTCGCGGGCGCCGCAAGCGTCCTCGCGCTCGAGGAGGGCAGGCCCGTCCTTGTCGTGGACCTCGGCGGCGGCAGCACCGAATTCGTCCTCGGGGACGCGCGTGGGGTCATCGCTGCGGCGTCCATCGATATGGGGTGCGTGCGCCTGACCGAGCGCCATCTGCATTCCGACCCGCCGACCTCCGACGAGATCGCCGCTGCGGAGCGCGACGTCGACGCGGGCCTTGCCCGGGCCCTCGCAGGGGTGGCGCTCGGCGAAGCGACGGCCATCATCGGCGTCGCGGGCTCGATCACGACCATCACCGCCCACGCCCTGCGCCTGCCCACGTACCAGCCCGAGCGGATCCATGCCGCCGAGCTGACGATCAGCCAGATCACGGACGCCTGCGCGGATCTTCTCGCACTCACCCGCGGCGAGCGCGCCGCCCTGCCGTACATGCACCCGGGCCGGGTTGACGTAATCGGCGCGGGAGCCCTCGTGTGGCGCCGCATCCTCGCTCGCGTGAGCGAACTGACCGGAGGCGCGATCACGACGGCCGTGACGAGCGAGCACGACATCCTCGACGGCATCGCCCTGAGCACCCTGGCGGAAAGCGCTTCGTGA
- a CDS encoding S8 family peptidase — protein sequence MIRRPLLTALSLAASLATAFAVAALGLLPAAPRAFADSIRDREYWLSDYGIQKAWEVSKGAGVKVAVIDSGIDGSHPDLRGVVVGGHDSSGAGQPDGQKPIGAKPEHGTLVATMLAGRGHTGNPSGDPASAAGGPDGIVGVAPEAQILSASTWLGSPNPAGRPDTDQIPDAVRWAVGQGAKVINISLGSSSPVWPESWDSAFLYAEQKDVVIVAAAGNRGGGNVEVGAPATIPGVLTVAGLDRQQNASLDSSSQGISIGVAAPAEQLVGGLPGGQYAEWAGTSGAAPIVSGVAALIRSKWPQMSAAQVINRIVLTARDAGAPGVDPIYGRGILDAAAALTADVPETAANPLGSIADWIRVHRKGGAADGASATSAPGETAAPTTPVQAAPEPTAPTPRIDSVDSPWPAVTVLGSAAVVVAVAAGGALHLRRRALLERARDGAQAPLEGRGRAVEDPLEDR from the coding sequence GTGATCCGACGCCCGCTCCTGACCGCGCTGTCGCTCGCTGCAAGCCTTGCCACGGCCTTCGCCGTCGCGGCCCTCGGGCTCCTGCCGGCGGCGCCGAGGGCGTTTGCCGACAGTATCCGGGACCGCGAGTACTGGCTCAGCGACTACGGGATCCAGAAGGCCTGGGAGGTGTCGAAGGGCGCGGGCGTCAAGGTTGCGGTGATCGACAGCGGGATTGACGGCAGCCACCCGGACCTGCGCGGCGTCGTCGTCGGCGGTCACGACTCCTCGGGCGCGGGCCAGCCCGACGGGCAGAAGCCGATCGGAGCGAAGCCCGAGCACGGGACGCTCGTCGCGACGATGCTCGCGGGGCGGGGCCACACCGGCAACCCGAGCGGGGATCCCGCGAGTGCTGCCGGCGGACCGGACGGGATCGTGGGCGTTGCACCCGAGGCGCAGATCCTCTCGGCCTCCACGTGGCTCGGCTCGCCCAATCCGGCTGGGCGGCCGGACACGGACCAGATCCCCGATGCCGTCCGTTGGGCCGTGGGCCAGGGTGCCAAGGTCATCAACATCTCGCTCGGCAGTTCCTCGCCCGTGTGGCCGGAGAGCTGGGACTCGGCCTTCCTGTATGCCGAGCAGAAGGATGTCGTCATTGTGGCCGCGGCCGGCAACCGGGGTGGCGGCAATGTCGAGGTGGGTGCACCGGCCACCATTCCGGGCGTTCTCACGGTGGCAGGGCTCGACCGTCAGCAGAATGCCAGCCTCGACTCGTCCTCGCAGGGCATCAGCATCGGCGTCGCTGCGCCGGCCGAGCAGCTGGTCGGTGGCCTCCCCGGAGGCCAGTATGCCGAGTGGGCCGGGACCTCCGGCGCGGCCCCGATCGTGTCCGGGGTTGCTGCGCTCATCCGTTCGAAGTGGCCGCAGATGAGCGCGGCGCAGGTCATCAACCGGATCGTGTTGACGGCCAGGGACGCCGGCGCCCCAGGTGTGGACCCGATCTACGGCCGGGGCATCCTCGACGCCGCCGCGGCACTCACGGCGGATGTTCCCGAGACGGCAGCCAACCCGCTGGGATCCATCGCCGACTGGATCCGGGTCCACCGCAAGGGCGGCGCCGCGGATGGAGCAAGCGCCACGTCGGCGCCGGGGGAGACCGCCGCGCCGACGACCCCCGTCCAGGCTGCTCCCGAACCGACGGCGCCCACTCCGCGGATCGATTCCGTCGACAGCCCCTGGCCCGCTGTGACCGTCCTCGGCTCGGCCGCCGTGGTGGTCGCCGTGGCTGCGGGCGGTGCCCTCCACCTGCGCCGGAGGGCACTTCTCGAACGGGCGCGCGACGGCGCGCAGGCGCCTCTCGAGGGGCGCGGAAGAGCGGTGGAGGATCCCCTCGAAGACCGCTAG
- a CDS encoding NAD(P)/FAD-dependent oxidoreductase, with protein MPSSLQLVDRPRVLVVGGGYVGLYVALNLQKKIATAGGIVTVVDPNPYMTYQPFLPEVAGGNIEARHAVVSLREHLKGSEVIQGSVTSVDHENRKAVVELPGDQGFVEIPYVDVVLAAGSITRTFPIPGLAEAGIGNKTIEEAVALRNQLIERIEFASTATDPAERKRALTFVVVGGGFAGIETIAELEDLAREAVRNNGRLRQEEVRFVLVEAMGRIMPEVTADQAEWVVKHLQSRGVEVLLNTSLANAEGSLKLINMPDKTPADEFEADTLIWTAGVQANPMVRSTDFPLEPRGRVRVLPDLRIAGDEGIIDNAWAAGDVAAVPDLTGKGLPDGTCVPNAQHALRQAKVLAKNLWANRWDKPLVDYKHKNLGAVAGFGPWKGVANINVLGRIGLTGPLAWVAHRGYHGLAIPTAERKFRVMLDWFSSLFAGRDTTPLQGLTNPRAAFETAARPAPKPAAPASVPAPAAASDGAGEKVPAGAK; from the coding sequence ATGCCTTCCTCCCTGCAGCTTGTCGATCGCCCCCGCGTCCTCGTCGTCGGCGGCGGCTACGTCGGCCTCTACGTGGCCCTTAACCTCCAGAAGAAGATCGCCACGGCCGGCGGCATCGTCACGGTCGTCGATCCCAACCCCTACATGACGTACCAGCCGTTCCTGCCCGAGGTTGCCGGCGGCAACATCGAAGCACGGCACGCGGTCGTCTCCCTGCGCGAGCACCTCAAGGGCAGCGAGGTCATCCAGGGTTCCGTCACGAGCGTCGACCACGAGAACCGCAAGGCCGTCGTCGAACTCCCGGGCGATCAGGGCTTCGTCGAGATCCCCTACGTCGATGTGGTCCTCGCAGCCGGTTCCATCACGCGCACCTTCCCGATCCCGGGCCTCGCCGAGGCCGGCATCGGCAACAAGACCATCGAGGAGGCCGTGGCCCTCCGCAACCAGCTGATCGAGCGGATCGAGTTCGCCTCGACCGCCACCGATCCGGCCGAGCGCAAGCGTGCGCTGACCTTCGTCGTGGTGGGCGGCGGGTTCGCCGGCATCGAGACCATCGCCGAGCTCGAGGACCTCGCCCGCGAGGCCGTGCGCAACAACGGCCGCCTCCGCCAGGAGGAGGTGCGCTTCGTCCTCGTCGAGGCCATGGGGCGCATCATGCCAGAGGTCACTGCCGATCAGGCCGAGTGGGTCGTCAAGCACCTTCAGAGCCGCGGCGTCGAGGTCCTCCTCAACACGTCTCTTGCGAATGCCGAGGGCTCCCTCAAGCTCATCAACATGCCGGACAAGACCCCGGCGGACGAGTTCGAGGCGGACACCCTCATCTGGACCGCCGGTGTGCAGGCCAACCCCATGGTCCGCTCAACGGACTTCCCGCTCGAGCCGCGCGGCCGCGTGCGGGTCCTTCCGGACCTGCGCATCGCGGGCGACGAGGGCATCATCGACAACGCCTGGGCTGCTGGCGATGTTGCCGCCGTCCCGGACCTCACGGGCAAGGGCCTTCCGGACGGCACGTGTGTCCCCAACGCCCAGCACGCGCTGCGCCAGGCCAAGGTCCTCGCGAAGAACCTGTGGGCCAACCGCTGGGACAAGCCCCTCGTCGACTACAAGCACAAGAACCTCGGTGCCGTGGCCGGCTTCGGCCCCTGGAAGGGCGTCGCGAACATCAACGTGCTCGGCCGCATCGGCCTCACGGGCCCGCTGGCGTGGGTTGCCCACCGCGGCTACCACGGCCTGGCGATCCCGACCGCCGAGCGCAAGTTCCGTGTGATGCTCGACTGGTTCTCCTCCCTCTTCGCTGGGCGCGACACCACCCCGCTGCAGGGCCTGACGAACCCGCGCGCCGCCTTCGAGACGGCCGCACGCCCGGCGCCGAAGCCTGCAGCCCCGGCCTCGGTCCCGGCCCCGGCTGCTGCGTCCGACGGCGCCGGCGAGAAGGTTCCTGCCGGAGCCAAGTAG